From a single Arachis hypogaea cultivar Tifrunner chromosome 3, arahy.Tifrunner.gnm2.J5K5, whole genome shotgun sequence genomic region:
- the LOC112789178 gene encoding uncharacterized protein isoform X2, which yields MTMLQKMAKMSVRIHTCGLCMHADFIRSPEIISERKVRPLESVHSFHGDFSTSNRKHTRRVFSLLLFQLVFSIEHRSHLGGRESLEAIGIDRFGASAPAEKIYKEFGITKEAVIAAAKSLI from the exons ATGACTATGCTTCAGAAAATGGCCAAG ATGAGTGTGAGGATCCATACATGCGGCTTGTGTATGCAT GCAGACTTTATTAGGAGTCCAGAA ATAATCTCAGAAAGGAAGGTAAGGCCGTTAGAGTCGGTTCATTCGTTTCATGGGGACTTTTCAACGAGCAATCGGAAGCATACAAGGAGAGTGTTCTCCCTGCTGCTATTTCAGCTGGTGTTTAGCATTGAGCATCGATCACATTTGGGTGGGAGAGAATCATTGGAAGCAATAGGCATTGATCGATTCGGAGCTAGCGCTCCAGCagaaaaaatatacaaagagttTGGCATCACAAAAGAAGCTGTTATTGCTGCAGCAAAATCACTTATCTAA
- the LOC112789178 gene encoding uncharacterized protein isoform X1: MTMLQKMAKLMEYSHLLDKTDECEDPYMRLVYAYFIRSPEIISERKVRPLESVHSFHGDFSTSNRKHTRRVFSLLLFQLVFSIEHRSHLGGRESLEAIGIDRFGASAPAEKIYKEFGITKEAVIAAAKSLI, encoded by the exons ATGACTATGCTTCAGAAAATGGCCAAG TTGATGGAGTACTCCCACTTGCTTGATAAAACAGATGAGTGTGAGGATCCATACATGCGGCTTGTGTATGCAT ACTTTATTAGGAGTCCAGAA ATAATCTCAGAAAGGAAGGTAAGGCCGTTAGAGTCGGTTCATTCGTTTCATGGGGACTTTTCAACGAGCAATCGGAAGCATACAAGGAGAGTGTTCTCCCTGCTGCTATTTCAGCTGGTGTTTAGCATTGAGCATCGATCACATTTGGGTGGGAGAGAATCATTGGAAGCAATAGGCATTGATCGATTCGGAGCTAGCGCTCCAGCagaaaaaatatacaaagagttTGGCATCACAAAAGAAGCTGTTATTGCTGCAGCAAAATCACTTATCTAA
- the LOC112789181 gene encoding S-adenosyl-L-methionine:benzoic acid/salicylic acid carboxyl methyltransferase 1 isoform X1: MDTQQVVLHMNHGTGDNSYANNSIIQKKVMREAKGIVEESIKRLYTIIPVHCFKVADLGCSSGPNALQLVSNVMDIVDTTTSNLNLKPPVFQFFLNDLYGNDFNSIFKSLPKFLESLEEKKGHKLGPCFINATPGTFYRRLFPNDSLHFVHSSFSLHWLSQAPKKVVNKENIHLTSTSPPGMHKAYLEQFQKDFKVFLKLRSQEVVAGGGMVLTLFGRDKTRDIRTVWTIIGTILNDMVLENLIEATKLESFNLPLYDPTIEEARKVIEKEGSFSLQRLEAVIMGWDANINEGVDENNKLDLNMRSQFITKQHRAALEPLLKAQFGENVMDKLFLRFKTKVVQLMEEKNLEFPTLLVSLIKNA; encoded by the exons ATGGATACACAGCAAGTAGTCCTCCACATGAACCATGGCACAGGAGATAATAGCTATGCTAATAACTCCATCATTCAG AAAAAGGTGATGAGGGAGGCAAAAGGCATAGTAGAAGAGAGTATCAAGAGGTTATATACTATTATTCCTGTTCACTGCTTTAAGGTGGCTGATTTAGGTTGTTCTTCAGGACCAAATGCTCTTCAATTGGTATCTAATGTCATGGACATTGTTGATACAACTACTTCTAACTTGAATCTCAAACCACCGGTCTTTCAATTCTTCTTGAATGATCTATATGGGAATGATTTCAATAGCATCTTTAAATCACTTCCAAAATTCTTGGAAAGcctagaagaaaagaagggacaCAAATTGGGTCCATGTTTTATTAATGCCACTCCAGGGACATTCTACAGAAGGCTATTTCCTAATGATTCCTTACACTTCGTTCATTCTTCTTTTAGTCTTCATTGGCTTTCTCAG GCTCCAAAGAAGGTGGTTAATAAggaaaatatacatttaacaagCACAAGTCCTCCAGGAATGCACAAAGCATATCTTGAACAATTCCAAAAAGACTTTAAAGTATTTCTGAAATTACGTTCACAAGAAGTAGTGGCTGGAGGTGGAATGGTTCTCACTTTATTCGGAAGGGACAAAACTCGTGATATCAGAACTGTTTGGACCATAATTGGCACAATACTCAATGACATGGTCTTAGAG AATTTGATTGAGGCGACAAAATTGGAGTCCTTTAATTTACCATTGTATGACCCAACAATAGAGGAAGCTAGAAAAGTAATTGAGAAAGAAGGATCTTTCAGTCTTCAAAGGCTAGAAGCTGTGATAATGGGTTGGGATGCCAACATAAACGAAGGTGTTGATGAGAATAATAAACTTGATCTAAATATGAGGTCACAGTTTATAACTAAACAACACAGAGCTGCTTTAGAACCTCTTTTGAAAGCACAATTTGGGGAAAACGTCATGGACAAATTATTTCTCAGATTTAAAACTAAGGTTGTCCAATTGATGGAGGAAAAAAATTTGGAATTTCCTACTCTCCTAGTATCCCTAATTAAGAATGCTTGA
- the LOC112789181 gene encoding probable jasmonic acid carboxyl methyltransferase 1 isoform X2 has translation MDTQQVVLHMNHGTGDNSYANNSIIQKKVMREAKGIVEESIKRLYTIIPVHCFKVADLGCSSGPNALQLVSNVMDIVDTTTSNLNLKPPVFQFFLNDLYGNDFNSIFKSLPKFLESLEEKKGHKLGPCFINATPGTFYRRLFPNDSLHFVHSSFSLHWLSQAPKKVVNKENIHLTSTSPPGMHKAYLEQFQKDFKVFLKLRSQEVVAGGGMVLTLFGRDKTRDIRTVWTIIGTILNDMVLEIQIQGYCRIDQLSNIHGRNQPSWLAMAGPKKIERNHLGCLWIGLV, from the exons ATGGATACACAGCAAGTAGTCCTCCACATGAACCATGGCACAGGAGATAATAGCTATGCTAATAACTCCATCATTCAG AAAAAGGTGATGAGGGAGGCAAAAGGCATAGTAGAAGAGAGTATCAAGAGGTTATATACTATTATTCCTGTTCACTGCTTTAAGGTGGCTGATTTAGGTTGTTCTTCAGGACCAAATGCTCTTCAATTGGTATCTAATGTCATGGACATTGTTGATACAACTACTTCTAACTTGAATCTCAAACCACCGGTCTTTCAATTCTTCTTGAATGATCTATATGGGAATGATTTCAATAGCATCTTTAAATCACTTCCAAAATTCTTGGAAAGcctagaagaaaagaagggacaCAAATTGGGTCCATGTTTTATTAATGCCACTCCAGGGACATTCTACAGAAGGCTATTTCCTAATGATTCCTTACACTTCGTTCATTCTTCTTTTAGTCTTCATTGGCTTTCTCAG GCTCCAAAGAAGGTGGTTAATAAggaaaatatacatttaacaagCACAAGTCCTCCAGGAATGCACAAAGCATATCTTGAACAATTCCAAAAAGACTTTAAAGTATTTCTGAAATTACGTTCACAAGAAGTAGTGGCTGGAGGTGGAATGGTTCTCACTTTATTCGGAAGGGACAAAACTCGTGATATCAGAACTGTTTGGACCATAATTGGCACAATACTCAATGACATGGTCTTAGAG ATACAAATACAGGGATATTGTCGTATAGATCAACTATCTAACATACATGGAAGGAATCAGCCTAGTTGGCTTGCCATGGCCGGCccgaaaaaaattgagaggaacCATTTAGGATGTTTATGGATCGGGTTGGTTTAG